The following proteins come from a genomic window of Zonotrichia leucophrys gambelii isolate GWCS_2022_RI chromosome 4, RI_Zleu_2.0, whole genome shotgun sequence:
- the CXXC4 gene encoding CXXC-type zinc finger protein 4: MNTNVCVESGPNPEAPGLPKDSHLPEGALNSLVDYNSEMERYRSFATFYKTNGGAFPQAAKIARITTPIFPSAAAAAAARIGMSPWNCDTATAAAATAMLWGSGGGGGAAGGARKPSSSSSSAAAAASAAAAAASSLHAGRGGMHHRSDSQRLGKPGCPPAEQPALPMANGNFLSTLAPEHCRPLAGECMNKLKCGAAEAEIMNLPDRVGTFSAIPALGGLSLPPGVIVMTALHSPAAASAAVTDSAFQIANLADCPQSHASASPASALGAAAGAGAGGGGGGGGGGGGGAGGTGGGAGAGAGNPAKKKRKRCGVCVPCKRLINCGVCSSCRNRKTGHQICKFRKCEELKKKPGTSLERTPVPSAEAFRWFF; this comes from the coding sequence ATGAACACCAACGTGTGCGTGGAGAGCGGCCCCAACCCCGAGGCGCCGGGGCTGCCCAAGGACAGCCACCTGCCCGAAGGGGCCCTCAACAGCCTTGTGGATTACAACTCGGAGATGGAGAGGTACCGCTCCTTCGCCACCTTCTACAAGACCAACGGCGGCGCCTTCCCCCAGGCGGCCAAGATCGCCCGCATCACCACCCCCATCTTCCccagcgcggccgccgccgccgccgcccgcatCGGCATGTCCCCCTGGAACTGCGACACCGCCacggccgccgccgccaccgccatGCTctggggcagcggcggcggcggcggcgcggcgggcggcgcgaggaaaccctcctcctcctcctcctccgccgccgccgccgcctccgcggccgccgccgccgcctcctcgcTGCACGCCGGCAGGGGCGGCATGCACCACCGGAGCGACTCGCAGCGGCTGGGCAAGCCCGGCTGCCCGCCGGCCGAGCAGCCCGCCCTGCCCATGGCCAACGGCAACTTCCTCTCTACCCTCGCCCCCGAGCACTGCCGGCCGCTGGCCGGCGAGTGCATGAACAAGCTCAAGTGCGGCGCCGCCGAAGCCGAGATCATGAACCTCCCCGACCGCGTCGGCACCTTCTCGGCCATCCCGGCGCTGGGCggcctctcccttccccccgGGGTCATCGTCATGACGGCCCTGCACTCCCCCGCCGCGGCCTCGGCCGCCGTCACAGACAGCGCCTTCCAGATCGCCAACCTGGCGGACTGCCCGCAGAGCCACGCCTCGGCCTCGCCCGCCTCCGCCCTGGGCGCCGCCGCCGGCGCGGGGGccggcggaggcggcggcggtggcggcggagGTGGAGGGGGGGCCGGCGGCaccggcggcggggccggggccggggcgggcaaCCCCGCCAAGAAGAAGCGGAAACGCTGCGGGGTGTGCGTGCCCTGCAAGCGGCTCATCAACTGTGGAGTCTGCAGCAGTTGCAGGAACCGCAAAACGGGACACCAGATCTGCAAATTTAGGAAATGTGAAGAGCTTAAGAAAAAACCGGGCACTTCGTTAGAG